GTGACCACTGTCAAGCTTCACATTTACTTCTATATCATTTAACAAAAACTTTGATGACTTATACTTGCATCTTTGACAAATCTGAGTTTGTCAGGGACCCAGAGATATGTCCTTTACAAAGACTTAGCTGTATAGTCCTTTAGAATTGGAAAACATTTGGTGACTACTAAGaatttttacacttctttttaaaaaaatttaccgATGAactgcattaatttttattaatgtcaaGATTGAACCTAATGTCCCAAAAGACTGACCTATGGAAATCATCATGAgattaattggaaaaaaatattacatattagattttattttcccaaacgCTGGGATCATATCTATTAAATATACCTTCATGATATTAGTGCCATCATCTATATTCTCCATGCACGTTTCTGACACTGACTTGTGTGTTATGTCTTCCCAGGGGGCTGTTATGCATTCTTACTGCACTGGATCATGGGAAATAGAAACAACGTCACCGTGTTTATTCTCTTGGGactctctcaaaacaagaacGTTGAAATCCTctgctttatattattttcattttgctacgTCGCCATTTGGATGGGCAATCTGCTCATAATGATTTCCATCACATGCAGTCCACTCATTAACCAACCTatgtatttcttccttaattgTCTCTCACTTTCTGACCTTAGCTACACATCAACAGTGACACCCAAACTTCTGATTGATTTGCTGGCAGAGAGGAAGACCATTTCCTACAGTAACTGCATGACACAGCTCTTTATCCTCCACTTTCTCGGAGGCATCGAGATCTTCATCCTCACGgggatggcctatgaccgctacgtGGCCATCTGCAGGCCCCTGCACTACACGGTCATCATGAGCAGACAGAGGTGCAACACAATCATCACAGCCTGCTGCACGGGGGCATTTCTACACTCTGCCAGCCAGTTCCTTCTCACCATCTTCTTACCCTTCTGTGGCCCCAATGAGATAGATCACTACTTCTGCGACGTGTATCCTCTCCTGAAACTGGCCTGCACTGACACGTACAGAATTGGCGTCTTGGTAATTGTCAATTCAGGTCTGATTGCCTTACTGGCTTTTGTGATTTTGATGGCGTCCTATTTTCTGATTCTGTACACCATCAGGGCTTACCCTGCAGAGAGCCGCGCCAAAGCTCTGTCCACCTGTAGTTCCCATGTCACAGTTGTGATTCTGTTCTTTGCGCCTGTTCTCTTCATTTATATTCGACCAGCCACGACACTTCCAGAAGACAAAGTGTTTGCTCTCTTCTACACCATCATTGCCCCCATGTTCAACCCTCTGATCTACACGCTGAGAAACATGGAGATGAAGGATGCCATGAAGAAAATTTGGTTTCAACATTTGTTCTTGGAAGGGAAGTAACTTCTACGCAAAGCGTTCTAGAATTTTACGTTAGAGCTCCATCCTGACCCTAGAATTAATAAGAAATGACATACAGAGAGTGTATAGTGATTGCAAAGCCAGCCTCAGGTTGGAGCTCAGAAACTTTAGCATTTTCAAGACTTCTCCTGATTggacaattttattattttttaagatgttttttctttttttttatttatgtattattggTATACAGTATcctattcatttcaggtgtacatcacaGTGATTcaatgtttttatacattttgaaatgatcCCCAGAGTAAGTctaattaccatctgtcaccatacgaaatgaatacaatattattgatgaTTGGAcagttttcatttatgtttttcaattCATTCTTCCTCCATTCTCCTCGAATACCTGTCACAAGTTCTCCTTAATATGATAGTTTATTGTGAACGTGTAACGaagccttttcttccctcctctggacTTCCACTGTCACTAAAGTGTACTCCTATTGACAGAAACTGATAAGTCTCCTGGTAGATAACAAATATAGGTAGATTTTACTCCTGGCATCTCAGAGGAGAGCATATAAAAGTAGGTTTTTGAGCTGAGGGAAATAGGTGTACATGAGCTGTACAGCGTTCATAAACACTCTTTTGTATGGTATTTGAACTTTATGAAAGgagcttatatttatattttcaatgaacAAGATGCTGTTGCTAAGGTAGTCTCACTCTCTTCcttccaaaaaagaaacagaacatcctCAACATTCTGGACGAAGTTAATTCCAATGTTAGTTTCCTTTCTAGGTCATGTTATAATCCTCCCTAGAAAATCTGTAACACTAAGAACAGATTGTAAAATTACTCAATACATTGCTACATTGCTTCGACTGTCATGAGATAACTCATGA
This genomic stretch from Lynx canadensis isolate LIC74 chromosome D1, mLynCan4.pri.v2, whole genome shotgun sequence harbors:
- the LOC115525872 gene encoding olfactory receptor 4P4-like, coding for MGNRNNVTVFILLGLSQNKNVEILCFILFSFCYVAIWMGNLLIMISITCSPLINQPMYFFLNCLSLSDLSYTSTVTPKLLIDLLAERKTISYSNCMTQLFILHFLGGIEIFILTGMAYDRYVAICRPLHYTVIMSRQRCNTIITACCTGAFLHSASQFLLTIFLPFCGPNEIDHYFCDVYPLLKLACTDTYRIGVLVIVNSGLIALLAFVILMASYFLILYTIRAYPAESRAKALSTCSSHVTVVILFFAPVLFIYIRPATTLPEDKVFALFYTIIAPMFNPLIYTLRNMEMKDAMKKIWFQHLFLEGK